Part of the Desulfomonilia bacterium genome is shown below.
CCTGAGTTCGGAGTATTCCACGTTGTCCGCCGGATACAGTCCTGCAAATACCATCGGCTGTATTTCGCGGAAACCGGGTATCTGTTCCGTCGCGCCGTCCTTTGCCGTGGTTATCGTATCACCCACATGGACATCCCTGATTTCCTTGATTGCGCCGGCCAGGAATCCCACGTCTCCTGCTCTTAATTCCTTGATATCCATGGCATCGGGAGAGAAAACGCCCAGTTTTGCGACTTCATAAACCGCGCCGGTAGCCATGAACTTTATCTTCATGCCGGGAGTGATCTTGCCCTGCATGACCCTGAAAAGCGCTATCACGCCCTGATAGGAATCGTACCAGCAGTCGAATATCAGGGCCGAAAGCGGGGCGTCAGGGTCTGCCTTGGGCGGCGGTATGCGTTTGACAATAGCTTCAAGAACTTCTTCGGTACCGATTCCTGTTTTAGCCGAAATCGGCAGGGCGGCGTCTTTTGCCGGAACGCCAACTATTTCTTCTATCTCTTCTATTATTACATCCGGCCTTGCCGAAGCCAGGTCGACCTTGTTTATTATGGGAATTATCTCAAGGCCCTGATCGATCGCCAGATATGCATTGGCCAGAGTCTGGGCCTCAACACCCTGTGTGGCGTCAACAAGCAGCAGGGCTCCTTCGCAGGCGGCCAGCGCACGGGAGACTTCATAGGAAAAATCAACATGCCCGGGCGTATCTATCAGGTTGAGAATATAGTTTTTTCCGTCTTTCGCCTTATACGGCATCCTTACGGTCTGCGCCTTTATCGTGATGCCCTTTTCCCGTTCGATATCCATGCGGTCGAGGTACTGCTCGGCCCCGCCTTTTTTAATAAGGCCGGTATTCTCCATCAGCCTGTCCGCAAGAGTGGACTTGCCGTGGTCGATATGCGCGATGATGGCAAAATTCCTGATATTTTCCATAGTTTCTGAAGATGGTTAATGCCTTTCGCAGACTCACTTTGTCAATAGCGCACTTCGCAATATCGGTTAAGCTTTTATAATGGTTGCTTTCTGAACAGAATTAATTATGAAAACCCCGATTTTGTGCGCTATCGACATGGGGATGCTAATCGGGTATAAAACAGTCATTGTTGTGAATTTCATATATTCAGGAGGAAATATGATCTGCCCTTTCTGTCAGAATAACAACAGCAGCAACCAGCCCGTATGTCCGAAATGCAAATCAGACCTGTCCGGGTATTATTCATTTCTCGATATAAAGGCTGACCTTGCTGATATCAACACCTCAATATCAACCATCAACAGCACGGTGGGAAGGATCAGTTCAAGACTGTCAAAACTGGAAAACACCATGTTCAAGTCTGTTGATATTCCGGCACCGGCACCGGCAGAACCTGAACCAGTCGAAGCGAAGGCGGAGCCAAAACCTGAACCTGCAGCCAGGGTTGAAGATAAACTTGAATACATTAGAAAGCCGGAGCCAGGCCCGCAACCTGCCGTTTCCCGGAAACCCAGGGCTTCTTCCGATTTCGAAGTCCATCTGGGCCAGAAATGGCTACTTATTGCCGGTATCATATTTACAGTTCTGGCCGTTGGCTGGTTTCTTAAATACTCGTTTGAGAGGAACTGGGTGGGTCCGGCCGGAAGGGTGGCCATGTCTTATCTGACAGGCCTTTTTTTCCTCGGGGCTGGCGAATGGTTCAGGAGGAAAAAACTGGAAAAGTTCGGACTTTACCTTGCAGGCGGCGGGATAGCGATTTTGTATTTCGCCTCATTTGCCGGTTTTTATATCTTCCATCTCATAGCTCAGCCTGTAGCCTTCGGGCTCATGATTATCGTAACGGCACTGGCATGCATCCTGTCCATATTCTATGACACGAAATGGCTTTCCGTGCTCGGTCTCATCGGCGGGTTTGCCACACCTGTCGCACTCGGCACCGGTGTGGACAACCAGATGGCATTGATGAGCTATATGACCATCCTTAATATAGGCATCCTGGCGATTGCATTTTACAGGCAGTGGAAGCTGCTCAATTATCTGGGGTTTACATGCACATACGCACTTTTCACAGCATGGTACGCCACATATTATTTACTGGAAAAGTTCTGGCCCACCATGGTGTTCCTGAATATCTTCTTCCTGACTTATGCGTTTGTGCCATTCGTATATCATATCAAGAAGGAGCATGAAAAAGAACTTATCGGACTGGGTATGGTCATAATGAACTCGTTCATCGCTCTGGGTTATGCTTTTATCATGATCAAAGAATATGCCAGGATAGAGTATGCAAGCATCATTACGCTCCTTTATGCAGCTATATTCCTATGGATGGCTCATTTCATTTCAAGGCACAGGAGGGAACAGATTGAAGCGCTCGTGATGCTCCTTGCCAATGCAATGCTTTTTCTTGTTCTCACGGTGCCGATACTTTTCTCCAAAGAGTGGATTACCGTTTTCTGGGTGCTTCAGGCGGCCGTTATCCTCTGGGCTTCAATCAGGCTCAATAACAGGCTTTTGTATGGATGCTTCGCAATTGTGTTTCTTCTTGCGGTCGGCAAGTTCTATGTTTACGACTATTTTATGGTGTTTATGTTCAGTGCGGATTGCTGGTGTTTTTCTTCAGGGTACACTAACCAGCTTGCCGGACGGATTGTGACCACAGTTATCACGCTGGCTGCAATGTTTCAGATTCCACGGATGCTCTCCTCTGCCGACCCGGAGATTATGATGGAGCCGAAGTTCGACAGAATTGCTTCCTGGTCGTTATTCATTATCGGGCTTTTTATAACGCTTAACATGGAGGTGTCCGGATTTTTCAGCGATTATTCGCCGGGTGCCCAGTTCGCATCGATTTCAGTACTCTGGACGATCTTTTCAATCGTCATCATGGCGGAAGGGTTCATCAAAAATATTGTCGTGCTCAGACATTCGGCGA
Proteins encoded:
- the lepA gene encoding translation elongation factor 4; this encodes MENIRNFAIIAHIDHGKSTLADRLMENTGLIKKGGAEQYLDRMDIEREKGITIKAQTVRMPYKAKDGKNYILNLIDTPGHVDFSYEVSRALAACEGALLLVDATQGVEAQTLANAYLAIDQGLEIIPIINKVDLASARPDVIIEEIEEIVGVPAKDAALPISAKTGIGTEEVLEAIVKRIPPPKADPDAPLSALIFDCWYDSYQGVIALFRVMQGKITPGMKIKFMATGAVYEVAKLGVFSPDAMDIKELRAGDVGFLAGAIKEIRDVHVGDTITTAKDGATEQIPGFREIQPMVFAGLYPADNVEYSELRDAIEKLSLNDASLIFEAESSPALGFGFRCGFLGLLHMEIIQERLEREFGLALIITAPTVVYRVKTTKGEILEVHNPSALPDAQYIDHIEEPYIRAQIHTPSEYVGGILSLCLEKRGIQKELHYYTGSRVILTFDLPLNEVLLDFFGKLKTISRGYASLDYEPLDYKVSPLVRLNILINGDPVDALSMIVHKDMAYERGRDLALRIKRVVPRQMFEVDVQAAIGGRVIARETVKPMRKNVTAKCYGGDITRKRKLLEKQKEGKKRMKRLGRVDIPQEAFLAILSIKEE
- a CDS encoding DUF2339 domain-containing protein — its product is MICPFCQNNNSSNQPVCPKCKSDLSGYYSFLDIKADLADINTSISTINSTVGRISSRLSKLENTMFKSVDIPAPAPAEPEPVEAKAEPKPEPAARVEDKLEYIRKPEPGPQPAVSRKPRASSDFEVHLGQKWLLIAGIIFTVLAVGWFLKYSFERNWVGPAGRVAMSYLTGLFFLGAGEWFRRKKLEKFGLYLAGGGIAILYFASFAGFYIFHLIAQPVAFGLMIIVTALACILSIFYDTKWLSVLGLIGGFATPVALGTGVDNQMALMSYMTILNIGILAIAFYRQWKLLNYLGFTCTYALFTAWYATYYLLEKFWPTMVFLNIFFLTYAFVPFVYHIKKEHEKELIGLGMVIMNSFIALGYAFIMIKEYARIEYASIITLLYAAIFLWMAHFISRHRREQIEALVMLLANAMLFLVLTVPILFSKEWITVFWVLQAAVILWASIRLNNRLLYGCFAIVFLLAVGKFYVYDYFMVFMFSADCWCFSSGYTNQLAGRIVTTVITLAAMFQIPRMLSSADPEIMMEPKFDRIASWSLFIIGLFITLNMEVSGFFSDYSPGAQFASISVLWTIFSIVIMAEGFIKNIVVLRHSAIGLFAVTMLKVFFVDMANASTPFRIVSFLVLGMVLIGASYLYYKFKDRILSDVQRKD